The following DNA comes from Vicinamibacterales bacterium.
CCCCGATCGGCTCGAGGACGTTGTAATGCGCGATGGAAGTCACGGCGGTGGACGTCAGCTCTTGCGCGGTGGCCGCGACGGCCGAAGTTCGACCCGGCTCGGCAGGCTGCGCGGATCGTGGTCGACGAGATCGATGACGACTCTGGCGACGTCCTCGGGCGCCAGCTTCCACGGCTCGTCGCCGGGGCCGCCGCCGAATTGCGTCGCCACCGAGCCGGGCATGACGTAGCTGACCCGGATGTTGTCCTGCCGCACTTCCTGCATCAACGCTTCGCTGAACTGATCGAGCCCCGCCTTCGACGCGCAGTAGGCGGCGCCGCCGCTGAAGGCATTCTTCCCGGCCAGGCTGCTGATGTTGACGATGTATCCGCCGCCGCGGCGGCGCATCTCGGGAAGCGCCGCCCGCGTGCAGTAGAAGACGCCGCTCAGGTTCGTCTCGATCACCGCCTGCCAATCGTCGAGGCGCATGTCGGCGACGGCGGAGAACCGGCCAACGCCGGCGTTGTTGACGAGCACGTCGAGGCCGCCGAAGCGGCTGACGGTCTCGGTGACCAGCCGTTCGCAGTCGGCCGGCTGGCGGACGTCGGTGCGCACGGCGTGCACGCGATCGGGCGCGCCAAGCGAGTGCGCGGCCGAGGCGAGCTCGGCGTCGCTGCGCGCGCCGATCGTCACGCTATCGCCGCGGGCGATGAAGGCGCGCGCAACCGCCAGTCCGATCCCCTTCGACCCGCCCGTGACGACCGCAATCATGGGAGTCAGCATAAACCACGACCGCGGTGATTGTGTCGACCGCGCGGCAAACGTCCAGGCTGGCGTTCGGACGAGCGCTCCGCCGAAGGATGGATAGAATGAACGCTCGCATGTCGACCGTGGCGATCATCGGAGCGGGACCGCTGGGCGGGACTCTGGCTCACACGCTGGCGGGCCGCGGCCGGATCACCGAAGTCCGTCTCATCGACGGCACGGGACGCGTCGCGGAGGGGAAGGCGCTCGACATCCTGCAGGCGTCGCCGATCGAGCAGTGGAGCACCCGCGTGACCGCCGGCACCTCGCTGGCCGCCGCCGCCGGCGCAGATGCCATCGTCTTCGCAGACCTGATGGCGGACGGAGAAATCGCCGGCGACGCGGGCCTGGCTGTCGTGCGCCGGATGCTCCAGCTCGATACGCAGGCTCCGCTGCTGTTTGCCGGCGCGCTGCAGCGCGAGCTGATGGCCCTGACCAGCGCAGAGCTCCACCTGCCGGTGCGGCGCATGCTCGGCTCGGCGCCGCTGGCGCTCGAATCCGCGGTCCGGGCGCTCGCGGCGGCGTTGCTCGACGCCAGTCCAGCGGACGTGACGGTCGGCGTGGCCGGGGTCCCGCCGCGCGACGCGGTGATCGGCTGGGGCGCGGCAACGGCATTCAACCAACCCATCGCCTCGGTGCTGGCGCCCCATCACCTCGCGGCGATCTCCGCCCGGCTGCCGGCGCTCTGGCCGCCGGCGCCGTACACGCTGGCGAGTGCCGCCGCTCGAGTCGCCGAGGCGCTGGCACTCGGCTCGCGCCGGCGCTTCACCTGCTTCGCTGCGATCGACGCCGCTCTGGCCGGCCGCAGTCTGGTCGCCGCCGTGCCCGTCCAGATTGCCAAGGGCGGAATCGTCCTCACCCTCGACCCGGCGCTATCGCGCCACGAGCGGACGACCTTCGAAAACGGTTTGCGTTGACGCCCCCCTGAAGGCCTGCCCAGACGGGAGATGGTCCAGACCCTATCTGCCGCTGATCACGCACCGCGGTCGGTGAGCGCGAGCGAGCGCAGCGGCGCGAGCCGGCGGAGCGGCGAAGCGAGCGAACGTGTAGGGGAAGTCCGAGGGGCGGCGCCCCCCGGACGAGATCTTACAGACTAGTTGACGATGTCGCGGGCGTGCAGCTCCAGGCCGCCTGCGAAATGGCCCAGGTGCTTGCGAAGAATGAGGCGTCCGCGGTGCAGCCGCGACTTGAGGGTCTGCGGCTTCACCTTGAGCACGGCGCTCGCTTCTTCGGTTGACAGTCCATGGATGTCGCGGAGCAGCACCGGCACGCGATACACCACTGGCAGATGCCGCAACGCGCCGACGAGTTGCTCGCGCATCTGCGCCCGCATCACCTGATCGTCGGCAAGGGCGCTCCAGTCGGCCGGCTCCGTTGGGGTCGAATCCGGTTTGTCGGCCGAGTCGTTCTTCAGCTCGGCAAAGCGGCTGGCGCGCTGATGTCGCAGCCGCGACATCGCCGTGTTGAACGTAATCCTATAAATCCACGACGAGAGCGCCGCATCGCCCCGGAAGGCATCGATCTTCCGATACACCTTCAGCAGGACGTCCTGCGCGACCTCCTCGGCATCTTCCCAGTTTCTGAGATATCGGAACGCAAGCTGCTGGATCCGCGGGCCGTAGAGCGACGCCAGGTCGGTGACGGCTGAACCGTCCTTGGCGCGCATGCGGCCGACCAGATCGCGTTCCGCATTCTGCTGACGCATTCTGTGGCCTCCGTGTAGACGCTAACACCCGGAAGACCACCCTTATTCCCGATTGTAAGGGACTAACTCTCAGTAAGTTAGGATGCCGTCAGTACGGATGGACCGCGACTCGTGCGTCTGGGTCAGGCGAATACGGCCGCAAACGCGTCGACGACGGCGTCCGCAACCTCATCCATTGGGAGCGGATGCCCTGCCAGGTTCTCCATGGAAGTGACTCCCCTGTCAGTAATGCCGCAGGGGACTATCAATCCAAAACGTGACAGGTCCGTCGTGACGTTCAGCGCGAATCCGTGGCTCGTCACCCAGCGCGAGATGCGTACGCCGATGGCTGCGAGCTTGGCTTCCCGGTGCGGCGGTCCCACCCAGATGCCGGTCAGGCCGGCGACGCGGACCGCCTCGATGCCGAATGCGCCGACCGCGCGGATGAGCACCTCCTCGAGATCGCGGACATAGCGATGCACGTCGCAGCGATCGGGCTTCAGATCGAGGATGGGATAGCCGACGAGCTGTCCGGGGCCGTGATACGTCACGTCGCCGCCGCGCCCGGTCTCGAAGAGCCCGACCCCCTTGGCTGCCAGCGACTCAGGCGACTCCAGCACGTGCGACCGATCGTTGCGGGCCTTCACGCCGAGCGTGATGACGTCGGGGTGCTCGAGCAACAGCAACTGGTCGGAGATCTCGCCTCGCGTGCGTTGCTCGACCAGCGTTTTCTGCAGTTCGAGGGCGATCTCGTAGTCGACGCGCCCGAGGCGCCGGACCGCGATGTCGCGACCCGCGACGCGCGCTGCCCCGGCCGCGTTCACATCCACGACGTGTCGAAGTTCTCGAGGCGTTCCTTCAGGTACGAGAGAAACCGGCCCGCGTCGGCGCCGTCGATCAACCGGTGATCGTAGCCGAGC
Coding sequences within:
- a CDS encoding SDR family oxidoreductase is translated as MIAVVTGGSKGIGLAVARAFIARGDSVTIGARSDAELASAAHSLGAPDRVHAVRTDVRQPADCERLVTETVSRFGGLDVLVNNAGVGRFSAVADMRLDDWQAVIETNLSGVFYCTRAALPEMRRRGGGYIVNISSLAGKNAFSGGAAYCASKAGLDQFSEALMQEVRQDNIRVSYVMPGSVATQFGGGPGDEPWKLAPEDVARVVIDLVDHDPRSLPSRVELRPSRPPRKS
- a CDS encoding sigma-70 family RNA polymerase sigma factor, with the translated sequence MRQQNAERDLVGRMRAKDGSAVTDLASLYGPRIQQLAFRYLRNWEDAEEVAQDVLLKVYRKIDAFRGDAALSSWIYRITFNTAMSRLRHQRASRFAELKNDSADKPDSTPTEPADWSALADDQVMRAQMREQLVGALRHLPVVYRVPVLLRDIHGLSTEEASAVLKVKPQTLKSRLHRGRLILRKHLGHFAGGLELHARDIVN
- the lipB gene encoding lipoyl(octanoyl) transferase LipB, which translates into the protein MDVNAAGAARVAGRDIAVRRLGRVDYEIALELQKTLVEQRTRGEISDQLLLLEHPDVITLGVKARNDRSHVLESPESLAAKGVGLFETGRGGDVTYHGPGQLVGYPILDLKPDRCDVHRYVRDLEEVLIRAVGAFGIEAVRVAGLTGIWVGPPHREAKLAAIGVRISRWVTSHGFALNVTTDLSRFGLIVPCGITDRGVTSMENLAGHPLPMDEVADAVVDAFAAVFA